A section of the Sedimentisphaera cyanobacteriorum genome encodes:
- a CDS encoding M6 family metalloprotease domain-containing protein gives MVKRIFSLLVVMFVSAAVFAAPYNGGVFKVRQPDGSVVKVRGYGDEFYGRFESLDGYTLTNDEDGMLVYADISQDGTQFKPLDIRYNPTEPTDTSLPEFRNSTAAENNRGVFPESLDIKSEVIREIRLNKIEEYEADQYMIPAEQGPQKQSLQQLPYDPETFEPKYYRPVTGEIEGLTIVIEFSDISGDIPVSAEELGDNEQRCVENFCNLVGYDADGNNGSIRDYYYGVSNGKLTYTNQVAGYYTAENDFTYYNDGPGTARGLIREALNGLADQIDVSTLTIDPATEEVQALNVLYAGQRPNEWGAGLWPHKYNLSAGGGATVTIDGATFDVYQITDMGTSENPAMEIGTFAHENGHMLCGYPDLYDYGYESSGIGSYGLMAGGSYGGNGTNPMAINGYFRWLSGWEIPQYLTSESEGNLHTALGSEMQATEAPEEDWETFDEYQGNIFVFMNEENLEEFFVIENIINSGRKGSAADNGLAVWHVDEGKGGYGANDQEHMTPDRHYHVSLEQADGNFDLENGNGQGDGTDLFGAPRFPEFYADQNIQPNSVWWNGEPSGLRLYEISEPGGEVTFYAEISPKYARIVRPSGADPTDMANEVERFKTIQEAFDAAQDGDDIYVADGFEYHEFLDTVGKSLAVYAEAADPNDPNDDNWQDYMDDYKSVPVEPTNIAFNIDYMDYDPDMAGDPNEIPSLTVSQGEQVSFEDFAFTGHPYSAINVSNNSLAVFESCSFTKHGTGAPKEVIDDTGQFVTDPETGENLVAPSIEYNDFSDNTNAFVLENGSIELTNCEFSGNIGRGDGGSCIYGEGQSSVMASGTEFEGNSSKSDGGAVFFKDGYVEFSRCRFEDNEARFNGGSISLESVDDNSVIRDSRFVSNSVNIYGGALYSSDCAVEFVNNLLYECTSSWYGGALYFDSPHNQNKVYNCTFDNNDGLVAGGAIYLTGAAGQSQFYNNIFSNTPGYAVYEAAAGIDVELKNNLFFNNGADYWDENVVGYIGASQVNNIPNSTGNIDDDPMYVQGYLGDHYLSNEGAGQILDQYNRLASDLGSSATSPCVDAGYGEPSDFDIDSLSTRTDNAPDDNDSADIGYHYNDPNQVYGGVFKVSINVSPKEGGQAAGNFTLSDNPSGQEYVYGFDPADPNNFNVKPFEQVVLEVSSDSSYMFEKWLDEDGEQMTEILGGDDPDSDFYAFYDENGQPMYVDNEIGGEPYKIVMTIDQHREFFAELVKQRVELTVYVKSGNGKVYQDGELTPVKEYAKGEVVDLRVEPLESEHKVRWTGTDNDASLSLKNQVTVREQQQVVEVEFYQPNVWTVGMQGDSNLSDVVRNILVDPTFEDGDVIQVLPGEYSWDDNTYPDTGLVINIDRPVVIEGATGNPDDVSIRDGIWNFWDVGRNTIIRNITFDHTGQTYRTLTNYNGKTPENPFFNGDNGTPGGGSVMRFCSLFVPEYEWMNYGNSYYPVLTQGPEEGKWITASPTIENCSFINATFDVADGSNGASDDSNFGEGGWPGYTLGGAVTISDFCEPRFVNCTFQGCEIQGGHGGNGAGIAGYGGMWDSPENPAFGYDDDDIYGAGNIGFPRFVLPFHKRGIYYFTYEVAGDDGLEQIDVLGGVGYPSPVPEQNLMYSYYNSYGSAYYGNFSSIEPKASYGGRGGAVYIGIGARPEFVSCDFIENNSQSGSSGVRGGSGASPRQHWRVPSFGGAVFCDARSEPLFEDCLFRDNIANYEIPTTHPDGGEIQEDNSYMSYGGAVYANRNSLPVFRKCRFEGNEAVVGGAIAVDNIGVINDETDQIENLIVEDCTFTGNISSVGGAVTSAGGSQSRYEFLSEDPLFPGIGPLIYTDDQGNQYDVYRWNFAVGQKEDQITGEPWGPKLNETVSHSAGFSAFIRNDFIENTANLFITDIRASYTDEDGNVLDPVDLGEYSRAGLGGALALFTSKNQIVDCVLSENVSGGFGGGMYISGKTLTDVLETTEYRSTYLRNVLLNNNYSAFGGGGLCTSKYSDPQLINCTLADNVVTSSTGKGGGLLATNDSYISAINSIFYGNLSSNGAQIAVNEVNEGEPSTADVRYSLIEEGNVQQAPIDMGIEAVRPVRNPAESTYSISDQEILLESETDLYVFDAEEYGNDFSSSLIEMGFTVNFYEQTTNSVFVNENGCISFWQALSEIQNYLLSSDLGTPVIAPFHADVDTSRGNTAKAARGTARVLTEDGSYIDTKVFAVTWNEVGYYESHLDKVNKFQLVLIDRSDRGENDFDIEFNYDQIEWETGDDQNGADGLGGNSAVVGFSDGTGSPGSFYELSGSGQPSAFLDNSTTALIARSRNSNAMGRLVFRVKEGQPHIKYGSPVYTNGSSKINYNADFDRWDPAANNIVGDPVWAQEGVYYLNKKSIAIDPNKPESPCFDKGAGNARDYDIYRHTTTTDNELDVDRVDIGYHYVLPTTEGLEGDFNFDGVISQFESVESMAEYWLDECYPPYWCHGRDLNQDGIVNTLDRTVMASLSEVDSVAPQPLYGENGELVEQDFTENQPRRMTWETKPISNGSGVGEIRMVASLTTDNCIGSVEYQFQMTYPEAKIARDWGVSREFLDTGLNVGDEYAYRCRARDAQGNETKWSLAGRTVAGDDSTPPITDLNAENIYKSKWALSETGMLLSPHVVNVAGGLADIKMVAVEATDENGVEYYFECTSGNGHDSGWIEEPEYIDTDLPVGELYTYRVRTRDLSRNFNLGEWSDEASAFASIENIIDTEPPAPLSYIIGADIVDGEYLIWDDYVYHTITAVTDSIDISQPVWYQFICLTNSSLSSPKLIPGGIIMFDESGERLDPQENADLIEEEIEDMKGEAAFAEEGDQGGTVTWTVPIGPTGTTSRWKVICGDAEGNSYTLDDQEQIVIIRSFGIELNLDDVERIGLVIDPDEEEDDTADDTDNTDDTDNTGDTGDGGTTI, from the coding sequence ATGGTTAAGCGAATATTTTCGTTACTGGTTGTAATGTTTGTCTCAGCGGCTGTTTTTGCAGCTCCGTATAACGGAGGGGTTTTCAAGGTACGCCAGCCTGACGGCAGCGTAGTTAAGGTTAGGGGATACGGCGACGAATTCTACGGCCGATTTGAAAGCCTTGACGGCTACACCCTGACTAATGACGAAGACGGTATGCTGGTTTATGCAGATATCAGCCAGGATGGTACTCAGTTCAAACCGCTTGATATCAGATACAACCCCACCGAACCTACAGACACTTCACTTCCGGAATTCCGGAACAGTACGGCTGCTGAGAATAACCGCGGGGTTTTTCCTGAAAGTCTTGATATAAAATCAGAGGTTATCAGGGAAATTCGCCTGAACAAGATTGAAGAATATGAGGCTGATCAATATATGATTCCGGCTGAGCAGGGTCCTCAGAAACAGTCACTGCAGCAGCTTCCTTACGACCCGGAAACCTTTGAGCCTAAATACTACAGGCCTGTAACCGGTGAGATAGAAGGCCTTACAATTGTTATAGAATTTTCAGACATATCCGGAGACATACCAGTATCAGCGGAGGAACTTGGCGATAACGAACAGAGATGCGTTGAGAATTTCTGCAACTTGGTCGGATACGACGCTGACGGTAACAACGGATCTATCAGAGATTACTATTACGGAGTTTCCAACGGAAAGCTTACATATACAAATCAGGTGGCAGGATATTATACTGCTGAAAATGATTTTACTTACTATAATGACGGCCCGGGGACTGCCAGAGGGCTCATTAGAGAGGCTCTAAACGGCCTTGCAGACCAAATTGATGTTTCCACACTTACAATAGACCCTGCTACAGAAGAGGTTCAGGCATTGAACGTGTTGTATGCAGGACAAAGGCCTAACGAATGGGGAGCAGGACTTTGGCCGCACAAGTATAATTTGAGTGCAGGCGGCGGTGCTACCGTAACCATAGACGGAGCTACGTTCGATGTATATCAGATTACAGATATGGGTACTTCAGAAAATCCTGCGATGGAAATTGGTACATTCGCCCATGAAAACGGACATATGCTTTGCGGTTATCCTGACCTGTACGATTATGGTTATGAATCCAGCGGAATCGGTTCTTACGGGCTGATGGCCGGCGGTTCATACGGCGGAAACGGAACAAATCCGATGGCTATAAACGGCTATTTCCGCTGGCTCAGCGGCTGGGAAATCCCTCAGTATCTTACCAGTGAAAGTGAAGGCAATCTGCACACCGCTTTAGGCAGCGAGATGCAGGCTACAGAAGCCCCTGAAGAAGACTGGGAAACCTTTGACGAATATCAGGGAAATATATTTGTATTTATGAACGAGGAAAATCTTGAAGAATTCTTCGTAATAGAAAATATAATCAATTCTGGCAGGAAAGGCTCTGCGGCAGATAACGGCCTTGCAGTATGGCATGTCGATGAAGGCAAGGGCGGATACGGTGCTAACGACCAGGAGCATATGACTCCTGATAGGCATTATCATGTTTCGCTTGAACAGGCTGACGGAAATTTTGATCTCGAAAACGGGAATGGTCAGGGTGATGGAACTGATTTATTCGGCGCTCCCAGATTTCCGGAGTTTTACGCAGATCAGAATATTCAGCCAAATTCAGTTTGGTGGAACGGCGAACCTTCAGGTTTGAGACTTTATGAGATATCAGAGCCGGGCGGTGAGGTAACTTTCTATGCTGAAATATCTCCAAAATATGCAAGAATAGTTCGTCCAAGCGGTGCAGACCCCACTGATATGGCCAATGAAGTTGAGAGATTTAAGACTATTCAAGAAGCCTTTGATGCCGCTCAAGACGGAGATGATATCTACGTTGCAGACGGCTTCGAATACCACGAATTCCTCGATACGGTAGGCAAGAGCCTCGCTGTATATGCAGAGGCCGCAGACCCGAACGATCCTAACGATGACAACTGGCAGGACTATATGGATGATTACAAATCCGTTCCTGTTGAGCCTACGAATATCGCATTTAATATCGATTATATGGATTACGATCCTGATATGGCCGGAGACCCGAACGAAATTCCTTCTCTCACTGTTTCGCAGGGCGAGCAGGTGAGCTTTGAAGATTTTGCATTTACAGGGCATCCGTACTCAGCCATTAATGTTTCTAACAATTCTCTGGCAGTATTTGAAAGCTGCTCGTTCACTAAACACGGAACTGGAGCACCTAAAGAAGTAATAGATGATACCGGCCAGTTTGTTACAGATCCGGAAACAGGCGAGAATCTTGTAGCGCCTTCAATTGAATACAATGATTTCTCTGATAATACAAATGCCTTTGTCCTGGAAAATGGCAGCATAGAGCTCACAAACTGCGAATTCTCGGGCAACATAGGCAGAGGAGACGGAGGTTCGTGTATTTACGGCGAGGGGCAGTCTTCTGTGATGGCCTCTGGTACCGAATTTGAAGGGAACTCCTCCAAATCCGACGGCGGTGCTGTTTTCTTCAAAGACGGATACGTAGAATTTTCTCGGTGCAGGTTTGAAGACAACGAAGCCAGATTCAACGGCGGCAGCATCAGCCTTGAGTCTGTAGATGATAACAGCGTTATTAGAGATTCCCGTTTTGTATCAAACAGCGTAAATATTTACGGCGGTGCACTTTACAGCTCCGACTGTGCTGTAGAATTTGTGAATAATCTCCTTTATGAATGCACCTCCAGCTGGTATGGCGGGGCGTTGTATTTTGATTCTCCACATAATCAGAACAAAGTTTACAACTGTACTTTTGATAATAACGACGGCCTCGTTGCAGGCGGAGCGATATACCTTACAGGTGCAGCAGGCCAGAGCCAGTTCTACAACAACATCTTCTCAAATACCCCGGGTTACGCAGTTTACGAGGCGGCTGCCGGGATTGATGTGGAGCTTAAGAACAACCTATTCTTCAACAACGGAGCTGATTACTGGGATGAGAATGTAGTTGGATATATTGGAGCCTCACAAGTTAACAATATACCGAATTCAACCGGCAACATCGATGATGACCCGATGTATGTTCAGGGCTATCTCGGAGACCATTACCTGAGCAATGAAGGTGCAGGGCAGATTCTTGATCAGTACAACAGGCTTGCTTCTGACTTGGGCAGCTCTGCTACAAGCCCATGTGTTGATGCCGGGTATGGTGAGCCTTCCGATTTTGATATTGATAGCCTCTCTACCAGAACAGACAATGCCCCTGATGACAATGATTCAGCTGATATTGGATACCACTATAACGACCCGAATCAGGTTTATGGCGGTGTTTTCAAGGTGTCTATCAATGTTTCGCCGAAAGAAGGCGGACAGGCAGCTGGAAACTTTACATTGTCTGATAATCCTTCCGGGCAGGAATACGTGTACGGTTTCGACCCGGCTGATCCGAACAACTTCAACGTGAAGCCTTTCGAGCAGGTAGTCCTTGAGGTATCCTCGGACAGCTCATATATGTTCGAGAAATGGCTGGATGAAGACGGCGAGCAGATGACGGAGATCCTCGGAGGCGATGACCCGGACTCTGATTTCTACGCATTCTACGATGAAAACGGCCAGCCGATGTATGTTGATAATGAAATTGGCGGCGAACCATACAAGATTGTTATGACTATCGATCAGCACAGGGAATTCTTTGCTGAGCTCGTTAAACAGAGAGTAGAGCTTACGGTTTACGTTAAGAGCGGAAACGGCAAAGTTTATCAGGACGGCGAGCTTACGCCGGTTAAAGAATACGCAAAAGGCGAGGTAGTAGATCTAAGAGTTGAGCCGCTCGAGTCTGAGCATAAAGTTCGCTGGACAGGCACGGATAACGACGCCTCTTTGAGCCTGAAGAATCAGGTTACAGTCCGAGAGCAGCAGCAGGTTGTGGAAGTTGAATTCTACCAGCCGAATGTCTGGACTGTGGGCATGCAGGGAGACAGCAACCTCTCTGATGTTGTCAGGAATATTCTGGTTGACCCGACCTTCGAAGACGGCGATGTTATTCAAGTTTTGCCGGGCGAATATTCTTGGGATGATAATACATATCCAGACACTGGATTAGTTATAAATATTGACAGGCCGGTTGTTATTGAAGGCGCTACGGGCAACCCTGATGATGTGTCTATAAGAGACGGAATCTGGAACTTCTGGGATGTCGGCAGAAATACAATAATAAGAAATATCACCTTCGACCATACCGGACAGACTTACAGAACACTGACGAACTATAATGGCAAAACCCCTGAGAACCCGTTCTTTAACGGTGATAACGGAACCCCGGGCGGAGGTTCTGTAATGAGGTTCTGCTCGCTGTTCGTTCCGGAATACGAATGGATGAACTACGGGAACAGCTATTATCCTGTACTAACGCAAGGCCCTGAAGAGGGGAAATGGATTACGGCTTCGCCCACCATTGAGAACTGCAGCTTTATTAATGCAACTTTCGATGTTGCAGACGGCAGCAATGGAGCATCTGATGATTCTAACTTCGGCGAAGGCGGCTGGCCCGGATACACGCTGGGCGGTGCGGTAACTATAAGCGATTTCTGCGAGCCGAGGTTTGTAAACTGCACTTTCCAAGGATGTGAAATACAGGGCGGACACGGCGGAAACGGCGCCGGTATTGCAGGATACGGCGGAATGTGGGATTCTCCGGAAAATCCAGCTTTCGGATATGATGATGATGATATTTATGGAGCAGGCAATATAGGATTCCCAAGATTTGTTCTGCCTTTCCATAAACGAGGCATATATTACTTTACGTACGAAGTTGCCGGAGATGACGGATTAGAGCAGATAGATGTCCTCGGCGGAGTGGGCTATCCATCCCCTGTTCCTGAACAGAATTTGATGTATTCTTATTACAACAGTTACGGCAGCGCCTACTACGGGAATTTCTCTTCTATAGAGCCAAAAGCCAGCTACGGCGGACGCGGCGGTGCTGTGTATATAGGCATCGGCGCAAGACCGGAATTCGTTTCGTGCGATTTTATAGAGAACAATTCTCAAAGCGGTTCCAGCGGTGTTCGAGGCGGCTCTGGGGCGAGCCCGAGGCAGCACTGGAGAGTACCTTCGTTTGGCGGAGCTGTTTTCTGCGATGCGAGAAGTGAACCGCTGTTTGAAGACTGCCTGTTCAGGGATAACATCGCAAACTACGAAATTCCTACTACTCATCCCGATGGCGGTGAGATTCAGGAAGACAACAGCTATATGAGCTACGGCGGTGCAGTTTATGCAAACAGAAACTCTCTGCCCGTGTTCCGTAAATGCCGCTTTGAAGGCAACGAGGCTGTTGTAGGCGGTGCGATTGCTGTGGACAATATCGGCGTAATCAATGACGAAACCGACCAGATAGAGAATCTTATCGTTGAAGACTGCACTTTTACTGGCAACATATCTTCAGTTGGCGGTGCTGTAACAAGTGCCGGCGGTTCTCAGAGCAGATATGAATTCCTTTCCGAGGATCCTCTCTTCCCGGGTATCGGGCCTCTGATATATACCGACGATCAGGGCAATCAGTATGATGTTTACAGATGGAATTTCGCTGTTGGCCAGAAAGAAGACCAGATCACAGGCGAGCCTTGGGGACCAAAGCTCAACGAGACTGTATCTCATTCTGCCGGCTTCAGCGCATTTATTAGAAACGACTTCATCGAAAATACGGCTAATCTGTTTATCACCGATATCAGAGCCAGCTATACAGACGAAGACGGCAATGTCTTAGATCCGGTGGATCTCGGGGAATACAGCAGGGCAGGCCTTGGCGGGGCGTTGGCGCTTTTCACCAGCAAGAATCAGATTGTTGACTGCGTGCTGAGCGAAAATGTCAGCGGCGGCTTCGGCGGCGGTATGTATATCTCAGGAAAAACTCTCACTGATGTATTAGAGACAACCGAATACAGATCTACATATCTGCGGAATGTGCTTCTTAATAACAACTACTCCGCATTCGGCGGAGGCGGATTATGCACCAGCAAATATTCAGACCCGCAGCTTATCAACTGTACTCTGGCAGATAATGTCGTTACAAGCTCTACCGGCAAAGGCGGCGGTCTGCTTGCAACTAACGACAGCTATATTTCAGCAATAAACAGCATATTCTACGGCAACCTCAGCTCTAACGGGGCTCAGATTGCTGTTAATGAGGTGAATGAAGGCGAGCCTTCAACTGCAGATGTAAGGTACAGCCTTATCGAAGAAGGCAACGTTCAGCAGGCACCGATAGATATGGGCATTGAAGCAGTAAGGCCTGTTAGGAATCCGGCAGAATCAACATACAGCATATCTGATCAGGAAATTCTGCTCGAATCTGAAACAGACCTCTATGTCTTCGATGCTGAAGAATACGGGAACGACTTCTCATCCTCGCTGATTGAGATGGGCTTTACCGTAAACTTCTACGAGCAGACTACCAACAGCGTGTTCGTGAATGAAAACGGCTGCATATCATTCTGGCAGGCGCTCTCTGAGATACAGAACTATCTTCTCAGCAGTGATTTGGGCACGCCGGTAATCGCACCGTTCCATGCGGATGTGGATACCAGCAGAGGCAATACCGCCAAAGCGGCCCGCGGAACTGCACGAGTGCTTACAGAAGACGGGTCTTACATCGACACTAAGGTGTTTGCTGTAACGTGGAATGAAGTGGGCTATTATGAGTCTCATCTGGACAAGGTAAACAAGTTCCAGTTAGTTCTAATAGACAGAAGCGACCGCGGCGAGAATGATTTCGATATCGAATTCAACTACGACCAGATCGAATGGGAGACCGGAGACGACCAGAACGGAGCCGACGGGCTCGGCGGAAATTCTGCTGTTGTAGGTTTCTCAGACGGAACAGGCAGCCCGGGCAGCTTCTACGAGCTCAGCGGAAGCGGGCAGCCAAGCGCCTTCCTCGATAACAGCACAACAGCTCTTATCGCCCGTTCGAGAAACAGCAACGCAATGGGACGTCTTGTATTCCGTGTTAAAGAAGGCCAGCCCCATATTAAATACGGCAGCCCTGTATATACCAACGGAAGCTCCAAGATAAACTACAACGCAGATTTCGACAGATGGGACCCGGCAGCGAATAATATCGTTGGCGATCCTGTATGGGCGCAGGAAGGCGTTTATTATCTCAACAAGAAATCCATAGCAATAGACCCGAACAAGCCTGAGAGCCCATGCTTTGACAAGGGTGCAGGCAATGCGAGGGATTACGATATCTACAGGCATACTACAACTACTGACAACGAGCTCGATGTTGACCGTGTTGATATCGGATACCATTATGTTCTTCCGACAACTGAAGGGCTCGAGGGCGATTTCAACTTTGACGGGGTGATTAGTCAGTTTGAATCTGTAGAGTCTATGGCGGAATACTGGCTCGACGAGTGCTACCCGCCATACTGGTGCCACGGACGCGATCTCAACCAAGACGGGATCGTGAATACCCTTGACAGAACGGTAATGGCAAGCCTCAGCGAGGTGGATTCTGTAGCTCCCCAGCCTCTTTACGGAGAGAACGGCGAGCTGGTAGAGCAGGACTTCACTGAAAACCAGCCCCGCAGGATGACTTGGGAAACCAAGCCGATTTCAAACGGCTCAGGCGTGGGCGAGATTCGTATGGTGGCAAGCCTGACTACTGACAACTGCATCGGCTCTGTGGAGTATCAGTTCCAGATGACATACCCGGAAGCCAAGATTGCACGGGACTGGGGCGTTTCAAGAGAATTCCTCGATACCGGCCTGAATGTAGGGGATGAATATGCATACCGCTGCAGGGCAAGAGATGCTCAGGGCAATGAAACCAAGTGGTCTCTTGCGGGCAGAACTGTTGCAGGCGACGATTCAACGCCTCCGATTACCGATCTGAACGCAGAAAATATTTATAAGTCTAAATGGGCTCTATCTGAAACAGGTATGCTTCTCAGCCCGCACGTAGTGAACGTTGCAGGCGGATTGGCAGATATAAAGATGGTAGCTGTTGAAGCAACAGACGAAAACGGCGTAGAATACTACTTCGAATGCACAAGCGGCAACGGGCACGACAGCGGCTGGATCGAAGAGCCTGAATACATCGATACTGATCTGCCGGTTGGCGAGCTCTATACTTACAGAGTACGCACAAGAGACCTCTCCAGAAACTTCAACCTCGGCGAATGGTCTGATGAGGCCTCTGCGTTTGCAAGCATTGAAAACATAATCGATACCGAGCCGCCGGCTCCTCTGAGCTACATAATAGGCGCTGATATCGTAGATGGCGAATATTTGATATGGGATGATTATGTATATCATACTATCACCGCTGTTACAGATTCGATTGATATATCTCAGCCTGTATGGTATCAGTTTATCTGCCTGACAAACAGCAGCTTGAGCAGTCCGAAGCTTATTCCGGGCGGAATCATAATGTTTGACGAGAGCGGCGAACGCCTCGATCCGCAGGAAAATGCCGATCTGATCGAAGAAGAAATCGAGGATATGAAAGGCGAGGCTGCATTTGCTGAAGAAGGTGATCAGGGCGGTACTGTTACTTGGACAGTTCCGATAGGGCCAACCGGCACAACAAGCCGCTGGAAAGTGATCTGCGGCGATGCCGAAGGCAACTCCTATACTCTCGACGATCAGGAACAGATAGTAATTATCAGGAGCTTCGGTATTGAGCTCAATCTTGATGATGTCGAAAGGATTGGCCTTGTGATTGATCCAGACGAGGAAGAGGACGACACCGCTGACGATACCGACAATACCGACGATACTGATAACACAGGCGATACCGGCGACGGCGGAACAACCATATAA